The uncultured Cohaesibacter sp. genomic sequence GAAAGTGACGCGATGGTGGTCGGCATGATGCGTGCGATCGACGCCCGTGACATGAACGACAAGATGAAAGTCTTCAGCTTTGACGGCAACAAATTTGCCTACAAACTGATCATGGACGGCAAACTCGAAGCTACCAGCGAAAACTCCCCGCAGCAGATCGGCATGAAAGTGGTTGATCTCCTCAAGGAGTATGTCGAACAGGGCCGCCGCAACTTCCCGCCGGTAACCTATGTCCGCAAACTCCTCGTCACCAAAGACAATGCGGCTGACGTATACGATCCCGACTCTCCCTTCTAAGTCGCGATCCTGACCGGGGGCAGCCTTCAGCTGCCCCCATGTCAGACCCCAAATTCAGGAGGGCTAATTCCAAATGGAAACTTATGCAATTGAAGCCGAAGGGATCTCCAAGAGATTTGGAGGGGTCCGGGCACTCGACAATGTCTCCCTGTCGGTTCGCTCTGGTGAAATTCACGCCATCGTCGGCGAAAACGGTGCTGGCAAGTCGACCTTGATGCGCACCCTTTCCGGGGCAGGATCCTGCGACTCCGGCACGATCAAGCTCTTCGGCAAAGAAGTGCAAATTCCCAACACTGTCAAGGGACGTGCTCTTGGCATCGGTATCATCTATCAGGAATTCTCTCTTGCTCCTGATCTGACGGTGGCCGAAAACATCTTTCTTGGCGACCTCAATGCCGGCAAACAGCGCCTGATGGTCCCGTTTGGCGAGCTTTACAGCAAGGCCGGTGAAATCATCCAGTCGCTGGGTTTCGACATTGATCCGCGGCGGCTTGTCCGCTCGCTCCCTGTTGCCTATCAGCAGGTTGTCGAAATAGCCAAGGCACTCTCCTACAAGGCCCGCATTCTCATCCTGGATGAGCCGACAGCGGTTCTGACCGATCAGGAAACGGAAAAGCTGTTCGAAGTGCTCGATGCCCTGAAACAGTCGGGTACGACGATCCTTTACATCTCGCACCGGCTTGAAGAAGTCTTCCGCATTTCCGACCGCATCTCGGTGATGAAGGACGGCGAAATGATCGCCACCCATCCTTCCAGCGAGTTGGACAAGAACAAGGTCATCACCTATATGACCGGCCGCGAATTCTCGTCCCTGTTCCCCGAACGCGAGACCATCTCCATTGGCGACGAGATCCTGCGGGTTGAGAATCTGAGCGCGGAAAACGGCGTTCACGACATCAATCTCAAGCTGCGCCGTGGCGAGATCCTCGGCCTTTCCGGCCTCATCGGGTCGGGCCGGACTGAATTTGCGCGCTCCCTATTCGGCCTTGACCGGATCACGCGGGGCGACATTTTCCTTGAAGGCAAGAAGACTGTCATCCGGTCGGTCGATGATGCCAAGCGCAACCGCATCGGCCTGATCCCGGAAGACCGCAAGTCGCAGGGGCTCACGCTCAACATGAGCATCGCCAACAA encodes the following:
- a CDS encoding sugar ABC transporter ATP-binding protein, whose product is METYAIEAEGISKRFGGVRALDNVSLSVRSGEIHAIVGENGAGKSTLMRTLSGAGSCDSGTIKLFGKEVQIPNTVKGRALGIGIIYQEFSLAPDLTVAENIFLGDLNAGKQRLMVPFGELYSKAGEIIQSLGFDIDPRRLVRSLPVAYQQVVEIAKALSYKARILILDEPTAVLTDQETEKLFEVLDALKQSGTTILYISHRLEEVFRISDRISVMKDGEMIATHPSSELDKNKVITYMTGREFSSLFPERETISIGDEILRVENLSAENGVHDINLKLRRGEILGLSGLIGSGRTEFARSLFGLDRITRGDIFLEGKKTVIRSVDDAKRNRIGLIPEDRKSQGLTLNMSIANNISMANLGSIVSNLLLINRPREQATGSKFVDSLRIKIGGLDLPVSSLSGGNQQKVVVAKWLNTDSQILIFDEPTRGVDVGAKYEIYQLMNSLADRGYGIILISSELAEVVGMSDRVAVFSEHSVAGELEGDMITEAEIMRLAIPASNHLGG